The genomic segment TTTAACACCTTTTATGAAACCCGAGATTTCATTAGAGATATGGTAAAACCAGACTACAATAACTGGGAAGGAAAAGAAGAATACGAAGAACGTTTTATGGAAATTATCGAGAAAAAATTCTTGTAATTCCCTTTTATTAATTGAATTTTTAGCCACGAATGTCAAAATTATACATCGTTCCAACGCCTATTGGCAACCTCGAAGACATGACTTTTCGTGCTATTCGCATTTTGAAAGAAGTAGATTTAATTCTTGCCGAAGATACTCGTACGAGTGGCAAATTATTGAAGCATTTTGAGATAAGCACCCATATGCACAGCCACCACATGCACAACGAGCACAAAACGGTGGAGAATATCATTACGCGATTACAAGCGGGAGAAAATATCGCCTTGATATCCGATGCGGGAACGCCAGCCATTTCTGACCCGGGTTTTTTATTGACCCGTGCTTGTATTGAAAAGGGTGTTGAAGTTGAATGTTTGCCTGGTGCTACCGCTTTTGTACCTGCTTTAGTAAATAGTGGTTTACCCAATGACAAGTTCGTTTTCGAAGGTTTTTTGCCTGATAAAAAAGGTAGACAAACTCGTTATTTGGCTTTGGCCGAAGAAACTAGAACGATGATTTTGTATGTTTCGCCACACAAATTAGTAAAAACATTGGCTGAATTTGTTACCTACTTTGGCGAAGACCGACCTGTTTCGGTTTCAAGAGAATTATCCAAACTCCACGAAGAAAATGTCAGAGGGACGGTTAGAGAAGTCTTAACGCACTTCGAAAAAACAGCACCAAGAGGGGAAATCGTTGTGGTGGTGGGAGGAAAACCAGTAGTGAAAGAAGCAAAGAAAAATAAATTTTCAGAAGAAGAATAAATGAATATCCCTAAAGTAATCGTCATAGGAGCTGGATTAAGTGGACTTACATGTGGTTATTTATTACAGAAAAAAGGTATTCATGTTACCCTTTTGGAAGCCAACACACGAATTGGTGGACGTATCGAAACTCGAAAAGGCTCAACAGACGCAACAGTTGAAATGGGAGCAACCTGGTTTAGTAAACTGCACCCTAACCTTTTTCAATTGTTAGACGAATTAGAATTAGGCTATTTTAAACAACATACTCAAGGTATTTCGTTGTTTGAAACGATGTCATTTGTACCCCCACAAAAATTTGAAATTTCAGAATTTGAAGAACCTTCTTTTCGCATAAAAGGAGGTACCCAAAACTTAATTGAAAAACTAGCTGAAAGCATTGGGCATGAAAATATAAAAAAACAAACAAAAGTAATCGCTGTACACGAAGTTGGGAACCAAATGGAAGTGTTGGATCAAAACGGAACAGACTATATCACTGATTGTGTGATCACTACTTTACCCCCCAACTTAATGGTGAATACCTTATCATTCAGCCCACCACTTCCAGAAAACCTAGTAAATTTGGCCAAAAAAACCCATACTTGGATGGGAGAATCTATAAAATTTGCTGTAGAATACGCCACCCCATTTTGGAAAGAAAATAATCATTCTGGCACCTTATTTAGCCAAGCCAGCATCATTACCGAGATGTATGACCATAGTACATTTGACAATTCAGGTTTTGCGTTGAAAGGATTTTTAAATGGTGCTACTAACCTACTTTCAGTAGAAGAAAGAAAAACAAAAGTGATTGCACAATTGAAAAAATTATTCGGTTCAGATGCTGAGAACTTTGTGGCATACCATGAAAAAGTGTGGCGCGATGAACCGCTTACATTTAGTAATTACGAACATTTAGTAATGGCCCACCAAAACAACGGACATCAACTCTATCAAAATTCATTTTTAAATAATAAATTATATATTTCGGGTTCCGAAACGGCTACGCAACATCCAGGATATATGGAAGGTGCGATAATTGCAGCAAAAAATATAGCCTCACAATTTTCATAAAATATAGAAATCATGACAATACAAGCCTTTTTAGAAAAACTAAAACAAACCCCTGAAGCCATTACTTTTGCAGAGACTATTGCAACGATTGAAAGTAATTATGAGTTTACGCCTACTGCTTTTCAGAATGGCAACCAACACAATGGCGCAGGAGAAAATTCAGGTTCTTGTAAGTTATTTGCTTTCGCCAAAATCCAAAAATTGACCCAAGTGGAAACTTTAGCTTGCTTTGGCGCCTATTATTTTGAAGAAGTCTTGGGCGACCCAGAAGGAACCAACCACCAAAATATTCGTAATTTTATGCAATCAGGCTGGAACGGAATCCAATTTGAAGGAGAAGCATTAACATTGAAGTAAACCCAAATCCCAAATCATCATGCGTTGGACAATCAAACCAAAACCTGCAAAAGAACAAGTAGATCAACTCGCCCAAGAATTAAATGTTGATTCTTTGGTTGCTACTTTATTGATTCAGCGTGGCATTACCACTTTTGACCAAGCGAAAACTTTTTTCCGCCCATCGCTAGATCATTTGCATGATCCGTTCTTGATGAAAGATATGGAGGTTGCCGTAAACCGAATCGAAAATGCGATTGCCAATCAAGAAAATATTTTGATTTTTGGGGATTATGATGTAGACGGAACTACTGCAGTGTCTTTAGTCTCTTCCTATTTAAAAAGTTTTTATCCCAATATTGTGACCTATATTCCGGATCGCTATGCCGAAGGATATGGGATTTCGTTTCAAGGCGTTGACTTTGCCGAAGACAATGGTTTTACGTTAATCATTGCTTTGGACTGCGGAATCAAATCCATTGATCATGTGGCCTACGCCAAAGAAAAAAATATCGATTTTATCATTTGCGATCACCACAGACCTGGAGATTCCTTGCCCGATGCCGTTGCTATTTTGGATCCGAAAAGAGACGATTGTACTTACCCCTATGACGAATTGTGCGGTTGCGGAGTGGGTTTCAAATTGATTCAGGCCTTGAGCCAAAATCGCAATCAAACTATAGACGATTTAATTCCGTATTTGGATTTAGTCGCCACAGCTATTGCAGCCGATATTGTTCCAATTACAGGTGAAAACCGAGTATTAGCGCATTTTGGTTTGCAAGTAATCAACGAAGCGCCAAGACCTGGAATTCAAGCCTTGATTCAACAAATTAAAAAACAAACGCTCACCATAACCGATGTGGTTTTTGTCATTGCTCCCCGAATTAACGCAGCGGGACGTATTAAACACGGCAATCATGCAGTAGAATTATTGACCGAATTTAATTTGGCACAAGCCCAACAATTTGCCAAAGAAATTGAAGATTACAATTCAGAACGCAAAGGTTTGGACAAACAAATTACTCAAGAAGCCTTGTTGCAAATCGAAGAAAACCAAGAACAAGAACGTTTTACCACAGTGGTTTTTCAAGAGAATTGGCACAAAGGTGTTATCGGAATAGTTGCTTCGCGATTGATAGAAACCTACTACCGACCTACTTTAGTTTTCACTCAGAGTGGCGATAAATACGCAGCATCGGCGCGTTCTGTACGAGGTTTTGACGTTTACAATGCGTTAGAAGCGTGTTCCGAACATTTGGAGCAATTTGGAGGACATATGTATGCCGCAGGAATGACATTGAAGGCTGAGAATTATGACGCTTTCAAAAATGCTTTTGAAAAAGTGGTGCAAGAATCCATTGATCCTGAATTGCTCACTCCTGAAATCGAGCTAGATGCCGAAATTGATTTTTCAGAAATTACTCCAAAACTCGTTCGGATTTTAAAACAGTTTGAGCCATTTGGACCAGAAAATATGACGCCCGTTTTTGTTACTAAAAATGCAATTGATACGGGTTATCCAAAATTCATGGGCGCTAATCAAGAACACATTCGCCTTTTTGTAAAGCAAAATAATTCAGAAGGTTTTGCTGCCATTGGTTTTAACCTAGCCCATAAAAAAGATTTAGTCGCCAATAGAAACCCATTTCAAATGGCGTATTGCATCGATGAAAACGAATGGAACGGCCAATTGAGCCTACAACTCCGACTAAAAGATATACAATAATGAAAGTAAAAAACGACCCATACGAAGCCTTACGCTATAGCGAATTCAATGTTTTTTTAATCTTGCGTTTCGCCATGGTTTTTGCTTGGTCAATGCAATTTATTGTCATTGAATGGCAGGTCTATAGTTTGACCAAAAGTGCCTTATCATTGGGAATTATTGGGCTAATGGAAATTATTCCAGCAATAGGAATGGCTTTATTTGCGGGGCATATTGTCGATCAAAAGGAGAAAAAAAGCATGCTCTTCAAGTGTATTATGGGTTTTTCGGTAATTAGTTTAGGATTATTTTTAGTGACATGGCCCGCAGTTGTTCAAGATTGGTC from the Flavobacterium ammonificans genome contains:
- the rsmI gene encoding 16S rRNA (cytidine(1402)-2'-O)-methyltransferase → MSKLYIVPTPIGNLEDMTFRAIRILKEVDLILAEDTRTSGKLLKHFEISTHMHSHHMHNEHKTVENIITRLQAGENIALISDAGTPAISDPGFLLTRACIEKGVEVECLPGATAFVPALVNSGLPNDKFVFEGFLPDKKGRQTRYLALAEETRTMILYVSPHKLVKTLAEFVTYFGEDRPVSVSRELSKLHEENVRGTVREVLTHFEKTAPRGEIVVVVGGKPVVKEAKKNKFSEEE
- a CDS encoding flavin monoamine oxidase family protein — its product is MNIPKVIVIGAGLSGLTCGYLLQKKGIHVTLLEANTRIGGRIETRKGSTDATVEMGATWFSKLHPNLFQLLDELELGYFKQHTQGISLFETMSFVPPQKFEISEFEEPSFRIKGGTQNLIEKLAESIGHENIKKQTKVIAVHEVGNQMEVLDQNGTDYITDCVITTLPPNLMVNTLSFSPPLPENLVNLAKKTHTWMGESIKFAVEYATPFWKENNHSGTLFSQASIITEMYDHSTFDNSGFALKGFLNGATNLLSVEERKTKVIAQLKKLFGSDAENFVAYHEKVWRDEPLTFSNYEHLVMAHQNNGHQLYQNSFLNNKLYISGSETATQHPGYMEGAIIAAKNIASQFS
- a CDS encoding HopJ type III effector protein, which gives rise to MTIQAFLEKLKQTPEAITFAETIATIESNYEFTPTAFQNGNQHNGAGENSGSCKLFAFAKIQKLTQVETLACFGAYYFEEVLGDPEGTNHQNIRNFMQSGWNGIQFEGEALTLK
- the recJ gene encoding single-stranded-DNA-specific exonuclease RecJ, whose translation is MRWTIKPKPAKEQVDQLAQELNVDSLVATLLIQRGITTFDQAKTFFRPSLDHLHDPFLMKDMEVAVNRIENAIANQENILIFGDYDVDGTTAVSLVSSYLKSFYPNIVTYIPDRYAEGYGISFQGVDFAEDNGFTLIIALDCGIKSIDHVAYAKEKNIDFIICDHHRPGDSLPDAVAILDPKRDDCTYPYDELCGCGVGFKLIQALSQNRNQTIDDLIPYLDLVATAIAADIVPITGENRVLAHFGLQVINEAPRPGIQALIQQIKKQTLTITDVVFVIAPRINAAGRIKHGNHAVELLTEFNLAQAQQFAKEIEDYNSERKGLDKQITQEALLQIEENQEQERFTTVVFQENWHKGVIGIVASRLIETYYRPTLVFTQSGDKYAASARSVRGFDVYNALEACSEHLEQFGGHMYAAGMTLKAENYDAFKNAFEKVVQESIDPELLTPEIELDAEIDFSEITPKLVRILKQFEPFGPENMTPVFVTKNAIDTGYPKFMGANQEHIRLFVKQNNSEGFAAIGFNLAHKKDLVANRNPFQMAYCIDENEWNGQLSLQLRLKDIQ